The following are from one region of the Bacillus methanolicus MGA3 genome:
- the dnaA gene encoding chromosomal replication initiator protein DnaA, with amino-acid sequence MENIADLWNKALSNIEKKISKPSFETWLKSTKAHSLQGDTLTITAPNEFARDWLEERYSQLISGILYEITGEELRVKFIIPQNQSEEDADLKVPPKKTKKDDDQPDFPQNMLNPKYTFDTFVIGSGNRFAHAASLAVAEAPAKAYNPLFIYGGVGLGKTHLMHAIGHYVLEHNPSAKVVYLSSEKFTNEFINSIRDNKAGDFRNKYRNVDVLLIDDIQFLAGKEQTQEEFFHTFNTLHEESKQIVISSDRPPKEIPTLEDRLRSRFEWGLITDITPPDLETRIAILRKKAKAEGLDIPNEVMLYIANQIDSNIRELEGALIRVVAYSSLINKDINADLAAEALKDIIPSSKPKVITIHDIQKAVGEHFNVKLEDFKAKKRTKSVAFPRQIAMYLSRELTDFSLPKIGEEFGGRDHTTVIHAHEKISKLLETDATLQKQIKEIHEMLKV; translated from the coding sequence TTGGAAAATATTGCGGACCTTTGGAATAAGGCCTTGTCGAATATTGAGAAAAAGATAAGCAAACCAAGTTTTGAAACGTGGCTGAAATCGACAAAAGCCCATTCCCTGCAAGGTGACACTCTTACGATCACAGCCCCAAATGAGTTTGCCCGGGATTGGCTGGAAGAACGATATTCCCAATTAATCTCCGGAATTCTCTATGAAATTACTGGGGAAGAGTTAAGAGTGAAGTTTATTATTCCGCAAAATCAAAGTGAAGAAGATGCTGATCTTAAAGTTCCTCCAAAAAAAACAAAAAAGGATGATGATCAGCCAGATTTTCCACAAAATATGCTAAATCCTAAATACACTTTTGACACATTTGTCATTGGTTCGGGAAACCGTTTCGCCCATGCAGCTTCGCTCGCAGTTGCAGAAGCTCCGGCAAAAGCTTATAACCCGTTATTTATATACGGTGGTGTAGGTCTTGGAAAAACACACTTAATGCATGCAATAGGCCATTATGTTTTAGAACATAATCCGTCCGCAAAGGTCGTTTATTTATCCTCCGAAAAATTCACGAACGAATTTATTAATTCAATTCGTGATAATAAGGCTGGCGATTTTCGCAATAAATATCGAAATGTGGATGTTCTTCTGATAGATGATATTCAATTTCTTGCCGGAAAAGAACAAACTCAAGAGGAATTTTTCCATACGTTTAATACTCTTCATGAGGAAAGCAAACAAATTGTTATTTCGAGTGACCGGCCGCCAAAAGAAATACCGACTCTTGAAGACAGATTGCGATCCCGTTTTGAATGGGGACTAATCACTGATATTACCCCTCCTGACCTAGAAACTAGGATTGCAATTTTGCGGAAAAAGGCGAAGGCAGAGGGATTAGATATCCCAAATGAAGTTATGCTTTATATAGCAAATCAAATTGATTCAAACATACGTGAACTTGAAGGGGCGCTAATTAGGGTTGTTGCCTATTCATCCCTCATAAACAAAGATATTAATGCCGACCTTGCAGCTGAGGCTTTGAAAGACATAATACCAAGCTCTAAACCAAAAGTGATTACTATTCATGATATTCAAAAAGCGGTGGGCGAGCATTTTAATGTCAAACTGGAAGATTTTAAAGCAAAGAAAAGAACGAAATCAGTTGCGTTTCCAAGACAAATTGCCATGTATTTATCAAGGGAACTGACCGATTTCTCCTTGCCGAAAATTGGAGAGGAATTTGGTGGAAGAGATCATACAACAGTCATCCATGCTCATGAAAAAATTTCAAAACTGCTTGAGACAGATGCAACGCTTCAAAAACAGATAAAAGAGATTCACGAAATGTTAAAAGTTTAA